One Brachyspira pilosicoli P43/6/78 genomic window carries:
- a CDS encoding HD domain-containing protein — MKINTKESKDKKDDIIFYFEDDYSKIIFTPPFRRLQDKAQVFPLEVNDFVRTRLTHSLEVSSIAKLIGLRVKDFIKSQDNNELSYESIPTILASAGLMHDLGNTPFGHAGERAIQNTF; from the coding sequence ATGAAAATAAATACAAAAGAAAGTAAAGATAAAAAAGATGATATAATATTCTATTTTGAAGATGATTACAGCAAAATAATATTTACTCCTCCATTTAGGAGGCTTCAAGATAAAGCACAAGTTTTTCCATTAGAGGTAAATGATTTTGTAAGGACAAGATTAACTCATTCATTGGAAGTTTCTTCTATAGCTAAGTTAATAGGACTTAGAGTAAAAGATTTTATAAAATCTCAAGATAATAATGAATTGTCATATGAATCAATACCAACTATATTAGCATCAGCTGGCTTAATGCATGATTTAGGAAATACACCATTTGGCCATGCAGGTGAAAGAGCAATACAGAATACATTTTAA
- a CDS encoding NfeD family protein, protein MKKVFYIAILFTLIFSNIYAKDKVYVIKKLEFQEVNRWYASYIKNGLEEAKKNDASLIILEIDTPGGLLSSALEIKNALIESDIPVVAYINKNALSAGALISLSCSEIYMSDGSIIGAATPIYLQGGEPKKASEKEVSAMRAAMRASAENSKKNAKAAEAMVDETIVLTKRDDGIDLDDKTLLTLSADEAIKINIANSKANSVEEILKIKNIDDYEIINFEEGQYDFILRFLSNPAVLSILISIAIAGIYLEIKTPGFGVGGVVAIVCFFLFFTAQFLIGDSGFISPAVFVLGIILLALEIFVIPGFGVTGIAGIIAIFASIFMSFGIANISQAVFVIFVSLIIDIILIILMARFMTKSKVFKSKMFLETDTSGYHSSESYDDLLGLEGIAYTPFRPSGNILIDDKKYDAISEGEFIQKDAKLKVILVNGNKIVVKEIKE, encoded by the coding sequence ATGAAAAAAGTTTTTTATATAGCTATTCTTTTTACTCTTATTTTCTCAAACATATATGCAAAAGATAAAGTGTACGTTATAAAAAAATTAGAGTTTCAGGAGGTAAATAGATGGTACGCCTCATATATAAAAAATGGATTAGAAGAGGCTAAAAAAAATGATGCTTCTTTGATAATACTTGAAATAGACACACCAGGCGGACTTTTGTCATCTGCATTAGAGATAAAAAACGCATTGATAGAAAGCGATATACCAGTGGTCGCATATATAAACAAAAATGCATTGTCTGCAGGAGCTTTGATATCTTTGAGTTGTTCAGAGATTTATATGTCTGACGGTAGTATCATAGGGGCTGCTACACCAATATATCTTCAAGGCGGAGAGCCAAAGAAGGCAAGCGAAAAAGAGGTCAGTGCTATGCGTGCTGCTATGAGGGCTTCTGCTGAAAACTCTAAAAAAAATGCAAAGGCTGCTGAGGCTATGGTTGATGAAACTATTGTATTAACTAAAAGAGATGACGGAATTGATTTGGACGATAAAACACTCCTTACATTGAGTGCTGATGAGGCTATAAAAATAAATATTGCAAATAGCAAAGCAAACTCTGTAGAAGAAATATTAAAAATAAAAAATATTGATGATTATGAGATAATAAATTTTGAAGAAGGTCAGTATGATTTTATTTTAAGATTTTTAAGTAATCCTGCAGTATTAAGCATATTAATATCAATTGCTATAGCTGGAATATATTTAGAGATAAAAACACCTGGTTTTGGCGTAGGCGGTGTGGTTGCTATAGTATGTTTCTTTTTGTTTTTTACGGCACAATTTCTTATTGGCGACAGCGGATTTATTTCGCCTGCGGTGTTTGTGCTTGGTATAATATTGCTTGCTTTAGAGATTTTTGTTATACCTGGTTTTGGAGTTACAGGAATTGCCGGAATAATTGCTATATTTGCAAGCATATTTATGTCTTTTGGTATAGCTAATATATCTCAGGCTGTATTTGTAATTTTTGTTTCACTTATCATAGACATTATACTTATTATATTAATGGCAAGATTCATGACAAAATCTAAAGTTTTTAAAAGTAAAATGTTCTTAGAAACAGATACATCAGGATATCATTCAAGCGAGTCTTATGATGATTTACTTGGACTTGAAGGAATAGCTTATACACCTTTTAGACCGTCAGGAAATATTTTAATTGATGATAAAAAATATGACGCTATTAGTGAAGGTGAATTTATACAAAAAGATGCCAAATTAAAAGTTATACTTGTAAATGGAAATAAGATAGTAGTAAAAGAAATAAAAGAATAA
- a CDS encoding phosphoribosylformylglycinamidine synthase: protein MNYRIFIEKKEGFDLEAKRLESQLKENFQIKSGVRLLNVYDIFNIEESKLKNSINVIFSEPPTDRVVEKKDFESLKHFAVEYLPGQFDQRADSALQCLKLIYNDIEEVTIVSGKVILFDGNIDDITIEKIKKFYINPVESREKDLSKLEIEPHQKADDIKDVENFINLNTEELHKYRDNLDLAMTYKDIEFVQNYFKNEEKRNPTETEIKVLDTYWSDHCRHTTFMTKINDVKLENDKSNFSEVILNAINKYYSMRKELYGEDVDSKRDINLMDMATVSAKYIKKKGKLEDLEISDEINACSIYIDVDAIDENGKNKTEKYLLMFKNETHNHPTEIEPFGGASTCLGGAIRDPLSGRSYVYQAIRVTGSANPLEKLEDTLPGKLPQKKITTTAAAGYSSYGNQIGLTTCLVNEIYDEGYKAKRLEVGAVVGAVPVDYVRREKPKAGDIVIVLGGRTGRDGCGGATGSSKSHTDTSLRLCGAEVQKGNAPEERKIQRLFRNKEVTKLIKKCNDFGAGGVSVAIGELSDGIDINLDVLPVKYLGLNGTELAISESQERMAVVVESKDADNFIKLANKENIEATKVATITDTNRLVMYLKGKKIVDISRKFLDTNGAKQETNAILKDINFENNPFNTKNACSLTSHWFNMAENLNVASQKGLIEMFDSSIGATTVLMPFGGKYQMTPSDVSIQKIPIFDNNAKQINTASAISWGYNPSIMKWSEFHGGIYSVIESMSKLVSIGADYKKIRLSFQEYFEKLGNDPKKWGKVYSALLGTIYAQTEFDIPAIGGKDSMSGTFNNISVPSTLISFAVSTVDSNDVISPEFKSSNNYVYLIKHNMLENYMPNVAEIKENFEFIHKNIKDKKILSAYTIKFGGIAEALTKMSFGNRIGVDIKDELYFFNLMPASFIVETKEELNYKNAILIGKTINEYKIKVCGEIVDLEELEKLWLDKLSTVFPYKTYEDIETYQLAEYKREAPFICKNKTAKPNVLISAFLGTNCEYDTQKAFSDAGANTDIFVFRNIKPEYIKESIEEMSKKIDNSQIFMIPGGFSAADEPDGSGKFISAILTNEKIKTYIHKLLERDGLVLGICNGFQALIKSGLLPYGKIGNITEKSPTLTFNKIGRHISQMVTTKVVSNNSPWLYNIPLGSELVVPVSHGEGRFFADEDIIKELIKKGQIATQYVNFESKPTNEFRFNPNGSAYAIEGILSEDGKVFGKMGHSERYGNNLYKNIITKDIYNIFENGVNYFK from the coding sequence ATGAACTATCGTATCTTCATAGAGAAAAAAGAAGGTTTTGATTTAGAAGCTAAGAGATTAGAAAGCCAATTAAAAGAGAATTTCCAAATAAAAAGTGGTGTAAGACTTCTTAATGTTTATGACATTTTTAATATAGAGGAAAGTAAATTAAAAAACTCTATTAATGTAATATTCTCAGAGCCTCCAACAGATAGGGTAGTTGAAAAAAAAGATTTTGAGAGTTTAAAACATTTTGCTGTGGAATATTTACCTGGACAATTCGACCAGAGAGCTGATTCTGCATTACAATGTTTGAAGCTTATTTATAATGATATAGAAGAAGTAACTATAGTAAGCGGCAAGGTTATACTTTTTGATGGAAATATAGATGACATCACAATAGAGAAAATAAAAAAGTTCTATATTAACCCAGTAGAAAGCAGAGAAAAAGATTTAAGCAAATTAGAAATAGAGCCTCATCAAAAAGCTGATGATATAAAAGACGTAGAAAACTTTATTAACTTAAATACAGAAGAGCTTCACAAATATAGAGATAATCTTGATTTGGCTATGACTTATAAAGATATAGAGTTTGTGCAGAATTATTTCAAAAATGAAGAGAAAAGAAACCCAACAGAAACAGAGATAAAAGTTCTTGATACATATTGGTCTGACCATTGCAGGCATACTACGTTTATGACAAAGATTAATGATGTAAAATTAGAAAATGATAAGAGTAATTTTTCAGAAGTGATACTTAATGCTATTAATAAATATTACAGCATGAGAAAAGAGCTTTACGGAGAAGATGTTGACAGTAAAAGAGATATTAATTTAATGGACATGGCAACTGTATCTGCTAAATATATAAAGAAAAAAGGAAAACTTGAAGATTTAGAGATTTCTGATGAGATAAATGCTTGTTCTATTTATATAGATGTTGATGCTATAGATGAGAATGGAAAAAACAAAACAGAAAAATATTTATTAATGTTTAAAAATGAAACTCATAATCACCCTACAGAGATTGAACCTTTCGGGGGAGCTTCTACATGTTTGGGCGGAGCTATAAGAGACCCGCTTTCTGGAAGAAGCTATGTATACCAGGCTATAAGAGTTACAGGAAGTGCAAATCCATTAGAAAAATTAGAAGATACTTTACCTGGAAAACTTCCTCAAAAGAAAATAACAACAACTGCAGCAGCAGGATATTCTTCTTACGGTAATCAAATAGGGCTTACAACCTGTTTAGTTAATGAGATATATGATGAAGGATATAAGGCAAAAAGGCTTGAAGTAGGTGCTGTTGTTGGAGCTGTTCCTGTGGATTATGTACGCAGAGAAAAGCCAAAAGCAGGAGACATAGTTATAGTGCTTGGAGGAAGAACAGGAAGAGACGGCTGCGGCGGGGCTACTGGTTCATCAAAAAGCCACACTGATACATCTTTAAGGCTTTGCGGTGCAGAAGTACAGAAAGGTAATGCTCCAGAAGAGAGAAAGATTCAAAGACTATTTAGAAATAAAGAGGTTACTAAATTAATAAAAAAATGTAATGACTTTGGTGCGGGAGGAGTTTCTGTTGCTATAGGTGAATTATCAGACGGAATTGACATTAATCTTGATGTTTTGCCTGTTAAATATTTAGGATTAAATGGCACTGAGCTTGCTATATCAGAATCACAAGAGAGAATGGCTGTTGTTGTTGAAAGTAAGGATGCAGATAATTTTATAAAACTTGCCAACAAAGAAAATATTGAAGCTACAAAGGTTGCCACTATAACAGACACTAACAGACTTGTAATGTATTTAAAAGGAAAAAAAATTGTAGATATAAGCCGTAAGTTTTTAGACACCAACGGAGCTAAACAAGAGACTAATGCTATTCTTAAAGATATTAATTTTGAAAATAATCCATTTAACACAAAGAATGCATGTTCTCTAACATCGCATTGGTTTAATATGGCAGAAAATTTAAATGTTGCTTCTCAAAAGGGACTCATTGAAATGTTTGACTCATCAATAGGGGCTACTACTGTACTTATGCCTTTCGGTGGAAAATATCAAATGACTCCAAGCGATGTAAGCATTCAAAAAATACCTATATTTGACAACAATGCCAAACAAATAAATACTGCTTCTGCTATATCTTGGGGTTATAATCCTTCTATAATGAAATGGTCAGAGTTTCATGGAGGAATATACTCTGTAATAGAATCAATGTCAAAACTTGTTTCTATTGGTGCTGATTACAAAAAGATAAGATTATCATTTCAAGAGTATTTTGAGAAATTAGGTAATGACCCTAAAAAATGGGGTAAGGTTTATTCGGCATTACTCGGCACAATATATGCACAAACTGAATTTGATATACCTGCTATAGGCGGTAAAGACTCTATGAGCGGTACTTTTAATAATATATCAGTGCCTTCAACTTTAATATCATTTGCAGTATCAACTGTTGATAGCAATGATGTTATATCTCCAGAGTTCAAATCTTCTAATAATTATGTGTATTTAATAAAGCATAATATGCTTGAAAACTATATGCCTAATGTGGCAGAAATAAAAGAGAATTTTGAATTCATACATAAAAATATAAAAGACAAAAAAATATTATCAGCTTACACTATTAAATTCGGAGGCATTGCTGAAGCTCTAACAAAAATGTCTTTCGGCAACAGAATAGGAGTTGATATAAAAGATGAGCTTTATTTCTTTAACTTAATGCCTGCTTCATTTATAGTGGAGACTAAAGAAGAATTAAATTATAAAAATGCTATACTTATAGGAAAAACTATTAATGAATACAAAATAAAAGTATGCGGTGAAATAGTGGATTTAGAGGAATTAGAAAAATTATGGCTTGATAAATTATCAACAGTATTCCCTTATAAAACTTATGAGGATATAGAAACTTACCAGCTAGCTGAATATAAAAGAGAAGCACCATTTATATGCAAAAATAAAACAGCTAAACCTAATGTTTTAATATCTGCATTCTTAGGCACTAACTGTGAATATGACACTCAAAAAGCTTTCTCTGATGCTGGAGCAAACACTGATATTTTTGTATTTAGAAACATTAAGCCAGAATATATAAAAGAATCAATCGAAGAGATGTCTAAAAAAATTGATAACTCTCAAATATTTATGATTCCAGGAGGCTTCAGTGCGGCAGATGAGCCTGACGGTTCTGGAAAGTTTATCTCTGCAATACTTACAAATGAAAAAATAAAAACATATATACATAAGCTCTTAGAACGCGACGGGCTTGTTTTGGGTATATGTAACGGTTTTCAGGCATTAATAAAATCAGGGCTTCTTCCTTATGGAAAAATAGGAAACATTACAGAAAAATCTCCTACTCTTACATTTAACAAAATAGGAAGACATATTTCTCAAATGGTAACAACAAAAGTAGTATCAAACAATTCTCCTTGGTTATATAACATACCTTTAGGAAGTGAGCTAGTTGTACCTGTTTCTCATGGTGAGGGAAGATTCTTTGCTGATGAAGATATAATAAAAGAATTAATCAAAAAAGGACAGATTGCTACTCAGTATGTTAATTTTGAGTCAAAACCTACTAATGAGTTTAGATTTAATCCTAATGGTTCAGCTTATGCAATAGAAGGTATACTTTCAGAAGACGGAAAAGTATTTGGTAAAATGGGGCATAGTGAGAGATACGGAAATAATCTATACAAAAACATAATCACAAAAGATATTTACAACATATTTGAAAATGGAGTTAATTATTTCAAATAA
- the dgt gene encoding dGTP triphosphohydrolase, protein MKEQYRIHFKKFFEKNKNIISEDKQNDFINFDGNPQTFRIVSFLESIKDTHGLNLTYSTLATSMKYPVNSCTGNKKTNKSDQDIRYKKFGYFKSEEEFAKKVLTETGLLDSNNNIYRHPLAFLLEAADDIAYSIGDIEDGVKKGIFTITDILNEIKDDIGKDRLEKINKSIKESYIEENAIIYLRVNIQEKMIEDVVQEFMKHYNDIMNGNYKYELLLESESKNLREKLKNILDKLILSDHRIIQTEISGGKALTFLTTLFLNEFSKEEFAKCVFIKLKYSENKIDIQNNSYKLISKSYKKLYETKLKDIMDNKGFSDFKEEIYYYSFLLITDYISGMTDSYCINLYRKLNSIDIY, encoded by the coding sequence GTGAAAGAGCAATACAGAATACATTTTAAAAAATTTTTTGAAAAAAATAAAAATATAATATCAGAGGATAAACAAAATGATTTTATTAATTTTGATGGAAATCCTCAAACTTTCAGAATAGTAAGTTTTTTAGAATCAATAAAAGATACACATGGTTTAAATTTAACATATTCTACTCTTGCTACTTCTATGAAATATCCTGTTAATTCTTGTACTGGAAATAAAAAAACAAATAAAAGTGATCAAGATATTCGTTATAAAAAATTTGGCTATTTTAAATCAGAAGAAGAATTTGCTAAAAAAGTTCTGACAGAAACGGGATTGCTAGATAGTAATAATAATATATATAGACATCCTTTGGCATTTTTATTAGAGGCAGCAGATGATATAGCTTATTCAATAGGTGATATAGAGGATGGCGTTAAAAAAGGAATATTTACAATAACAGATATATTAAATGAAATAAAAGATGATATAGGGAAAGATAGATTGGAAAAAATAAATAAATCCATTAAAGAAAGCTATATAGAAGAAAACGCCATAATTTATTTGAGAGTTAATATACAAGAAAAAATGATAGAGGATGTTGTACAAGAATTCATGAAACATTATAATGATATTATGAATGGAAATTATAAATATGAATTATTGTTAGAGTCTGAAAGTAAAAATCTAAGAGAAAAATTAAAAAATATACTAGATAAACTAATATTATCAGATCATAGAATAATACAGACTGAAATATCAGGTGGTAAAGCATTAACATTTTTAACAACTTTATTTTTAAATGAATTTTCAAAAGAAGAATTTGCCAAATGTGTATTTATTAAACTAAAATATAGTGAAAATAAAATAGATATACAAAATAATTCATATAAATTAATATCAAAAAGCTATAAAAAATTATATGAAACAAAATTAAAAGATATTATGGATAATAAAGGTTTTTCAGATTTTAAAGAAGAAATTTATTATTATTCATTTCTTTTAATAACTGATTATATATCAGGTATGACAGATAGTTATTGTATAAATCTATATAGAAAACTTAATTCAATAGATATTTATTAA
- a CDS encoding peptide ABC transporter substrate-binding protein, producing the protein MKKYILILFFIIISCSKNNTDNSLIVNIGPEPKTLDPTYTETYDGSAYIAHTFEGLTSRDKDDKLIPAVAESWDISEDYLTYTFYLRTNAKWSDGKTVTANDFVYAWQRAVDPKVASSVSYQLNPIKNASKIIKGELPLTELGVKAIDDYTLEVNLESPTAYFLDLLSITIYSPLRKDIIEKYGDAWTQEEYIGNGPFFVKEHINNDKIIMEKNTNYWNKETIIPQTITFSLLDNPNTIVASIQDGTLLFGSNPPLQDIPKLTEEGYIDYVPLLGIYFLSINTTNEVLKNKNVRKALSLAIDRNYIVEKVTKGNEIPAAALVPYSVFDIDGSFREKGGNYFSVNENDYQKNIEEARRLLAEAGYSNGSNFPVLEYSVESQSSLNIFEAIQQMWKENLNIDTRVNQLEWGVFMQTTRGDKNFEIARSGWMGDYNDPMTFLDTFLSYSPQNTGSYYNKEYEQLIQSALTNGDKISRMQTLHKAEDVLMEDMPFIPLYFYNRVILVRPELKDVMISNVIPPRFFYAYVEK; encoded by the coding sequence ATGAAAAAATATATTTTAATATTATTTTTTATAATAATATCTTGCAGCAAAAATAATACAGATAATTCTCTAATAGTAAATATAGGTCCAGAACCAAAAACTCTAGACCCAACATATACAGAAACCTATGACGGTTCAGCATATATAGCACATACATTTGAAGGATTAACTTCAAGAGATAAAGATGATAAATTAATACCGGCAGTTGCTGAAAGTTGGGATATTAGCGAAGACTATTTAACATATACATTCTATTTAAGAACAAATGCTAAATGGTCTGACGGTAAAACAGTTACAGCTAATGATTTTGTATATGCATGGCAAAGAGCAGTTGATCCAAAAGTAGCAAGCTCTGTAAGCTATCAATTAAACCCAATAAAAAATGCATCAAAAATCATAAAAGGAGAATTGCCACTAACAGAACTTGGAGTAAAAGCTATTGATGACTATACATTAGAAGTAAACTTAGAAAGCCCTACAGCATATTTCTTGGATTTACTTTCTATTACAATATATAGCCCGCTTAGAAAAGATATAATAGAGAAATACGGCGATGCTTGGACTCAAGAAGAATATATAGGAAATGGACCTTTTTTTGTTAAAGAACATATAAACAATGATAAAATAATAATGGAAAAAAATACTAATTATTGGAACAAAGAAACAATAATACCTCAAACAATAACATTTTCATTATTAGATAATCCAAATACAATAGTAGCATCTATACAAGATGGAACATTATTATTTGGAAGCAATCCTCCATTACAAGACATACCAAAATTAACAGAAGAAGGCTATATTGATTATGTACCTTTGCTTGGAATATATTTTCTCTCTATAAACACAACAAATGAAGTGTTAAAAAACAAGAATGTAAGAAAAGCTCTTTCTTTAGCAATAGACAGAAATTATATAGTAGAAAAAGTTACAAAAGGAAATGAAATACCAGCTGCTGCATTAGTACCATATTCTGTATTTGATATAGATGGTTCTTTCAGAGAAAAAGGCGGAAATTATTTTAGTGTAAATGAAAATGATTATCAAAAAAACATAGAAGAAGCTAGAAGACTATTAGCAGAAGCAGGTTATAGTAATGGCAGCAACTTCCCTGTGTTGGAATATAGCGTAGAATCTCAAAGTTCATTAAATATATTTGAAGCTATTCAGCAGATGTGGAAAGAAAATCTTAATATAGATACTAGAGTTAATCAGCTTGAATGGGGAGTTTTTATGCAAACAACTAGAGGAGATAAAAATTTTGAAATAGCACGCTCTGGTTGGATGGGTGATTATAATGACCCTATGACATTTTTAGATACATTTTTAAGCTATAGCCCTCAAAACACTGGAAGCTATTACAACAAAGAATATGAACAATTAATTCAATCAGCACTTACTAATGGTGATAAAATATCTAGAATGCAAACATTACATAAAGCAGAAGATGTATTAATGGAAGATATGCCTTTTATTCCTTTATATTTTTATAATAGAGTAATACTTGTTAGACCAGAATTAAAAGATGTTATGATAAGCAATGTAATACCTCCAAGATTTTTCTATGCTTATGTAGAGAAGTAA